A stretch of the Salarias fasciatus chromosome 3, fSalaFa1.1, whole genome shotgun sequence genome encodes the following:
- the LOC115384966 gene encoding somatostatin receptor type 1-like, translating to MDVNGSRDPTGLPYNSSMDYEDYDLQPDASKIIIPSVYALVCCVGLTGNAMVIYVILKYAKMKTATNIYILNLAIADELFMLSVPFLATSAAVRHWPFGSFMCRLVLSVDGINMFTSIFCLTVLSVDRYVAVVHPIKAARYRRPTVAKVVNVCVWGLSLLVILPIIIFADTVPAEDGGVDCNFLWPEAVWSEAFVVYTFLLGFLLPVGAICLCYCLMVSRMRAVGLKAGWLQRRRSEKKITRMVLLVVAVFVLCWMPFYIVQLVSVFHRPPDPMVTQLFVILSYANSGANPILYGFVSDNFRRSFQRIVCFRWLESGLDAEQVDYCAVALKRPAAGNPLDFPKDYLASDMVFRNGTCTSRTTTV from the coding sequence ATGGATGTTAATGGGAGCCGTGATCCAACTGGCCTGCCATACAACAGCAGCATGGACTATGAGGACTACGACCTGCAGCCGGACGCCAGTAAGATCATCATCCCCTCCGTTTACGCTCTGGTCTGCTGCGTGGGCCTCACTGGAAATGCCATGGTCATCTACGTCATTCTGAAATACGCCAAAATGAAAACGGCCACGAACATTTACATCCTCAACCTGGCCATCGCCGACGAGCTCTTCATGCTGAGCGTTCCGTTCCTGGCCACGTCGGCGGCCGTTCGCCACTGGCCCTTCGGCTCCTTCATGTGCAGACTGGTTCTCAGTGTGGACGGCATCAACATGTTCACGTCTATCTTCTGCCTCACGGTGCTGAGCGTGGACCGGTACGTGGCCGTGGTCCATCCCATCAAGGCCGCCCGCTACCGGAGGCCCACGGTGGCCAAAGTGGTGAACGTGTGCGTGTGGGGGCTGTCCCTGCTCGTCATCCTGCCCATCATCATCTTTGCGGACACCGTCCCAGCAGAGGACGGCGGCGTGGACTGCAACTTCCTGTGGCCCGAAGCGGTGTGGTCAGAGGCGTTCGTGGTGTATACCTTCCTCCTGGGGTTCCTGCTGCCGGTCGGCGCCATCTGCCTCTGCTACTGCCTGATGGTGTCCAGGATGCGAGCGGTGGGGCTGAAGGCCGGctggctgcagcggcggcgctcgGAGAAGAAGATCACCCGgatggtgctgctggtggtggcggTGTTCGTCCTGTGCTGGATGCCCTTCTACATCGTCCAGCTGGTGAGCGTTTTCCACCGGCCCCCGGACCCCATGGTCACGCAGCTGTTCGTCATCCTCAGCTACGCTAACAGCGGCGCCAACCCCATTCTGTATGGCTTCGTGTCGGACAATTTCCGCCGCTCGTTCCAGCGCATCGTGTGCTTCCGGTGGCTGGAGTCCGGGCTGGACGCCGAGCAGGTGGATTACTGCGCCGTGGCCCTGAAGAGGCCAGCGGCGGGCAACCCCCTGGACTTCCCCAAGGACTACCTGGCCTCTGACATGGTGTTCCGCAACGGCACCTGTACTTCACGGACAACCACGGTGTGA